CACTAATCGACAGGGCATCCGTAACATTGCGGCCTTTCGCCCGGCGCGCTACGGCATGACCGCATGAGCGGGTATTGCCGCATCCATCCGTGAAGTATCGAACGTCCTCAATCCGGTCGTTTCGAATGACCAGATAGAATTCCATCGTATCACCGCAGATCCCCTTGATCGACGCTGAAGCCGTCGGATCATTCATCTGCCCAAAATACTCATCTGATGCTAAAACTATTATTGGCATATTCACTGTAAAGAAGCTCATTTCCGGACTATTATGTCTGGCTATCCAATCGCGAGAAATTACGTACTGCACAGAAGTCTTTGCCACACATGGAACAGAATTCTTCATTTTGATGACACCGCGCCTGCTCATATCGCGTCCGTGCCGCTTCACCATCCAAGGCGAGTTCAAACTGTTTCTTCCAGTCAAATTTCTTGCGGGCGTGCGAGAGCGCATCATCGCGCTCCCGTGCACCTGGAAGTTTTTTCGCAACATCAGCGGCATGGGCGGCAATGCGATACGCCATGATCCCCGCCTTGACATCTTCGGCGGTTGGCAACCCCAAATGTTCAGCGGGGGTTACATAACAAAGCAGGGAAGCCCCATGGAAGGCAGCCATGGTGGCACCAATGCAGGAAGTGATGTGATCATATCCGGGCGCAATATCTGTTACTACAGGGCCAAGCACATAAAACAGAGCGCCGTTGCAGATCTTTTGCTGCATCTCGACGTTCATCTGAATTTCGTTGAACGGAATATGGCCGGGACCTTCCACCAGAACCTGGACTCCCTGCTGGCGGCACAACGTGACCAGCCGACCCAACTCATCCAGTTCCGCAAACTGCGCGGCGTCACTGGCATCGGCCAGACACCCAGGACGGAGCCCATCACCCAAAGAGATGGTCACATCATGTTCTCGACAGATCTCCAAAACCTCGCGCCATCGTGACTGGAAAGGATTTTCACGCTTGTGGTGACTCATCCACTGAGCCAATAGCGCCCCGCCGCGGCTCACAATTCCCATCACGCGCTTAGCCGCCAAAGGAACATGAGCGCTCAACAGACCTGCATGAATCGTCATGAAGTCCACCCCCTGCTCGGCCTGTTCGGTAATGACCTCCAACAGCACCTCCTCTGTCAGGGCATGAATGTCGCCCTCAACCCTGGAGAACGCTTCATAGATCGGCACTGTGCCGAACGGAACCGGGCATTGACCCAGCAAAGCGCGACGCAGAAGATCCAGATTGGAACCAACACTGAGATCCATCAGAACGTCGGTACCTGCGGTTATGGCCACGTACAATTTCTCGAGCTCCGCCTCAGTCCCGGATTTCTCCGTCGACCGGCCAATGTTGGCATTGACCTTGGTCGTAAAGGCGCGCCCGATAACGACCGGATGAAGTCCTCGGTGCGCGGGATTAGAAGGAAGAACAGCCGTTCCATCGGCAATACGGTCACGGACAATTTCAGGGGCGACGTTTTCACGCCAGGCCGCCGCAATCATGGCGGGGCTGATTTCACCTCTTAGAGCTATCTGGTACTGTGTCATGGGGATGTTGCTACGGCTTGTTGGTGTGGCAGATGCGAAATGGGTGTACCCCCGCAGGCGTTGTGCGGGGTGTGAATGATTCCGATCGCTTGAAATTAAAACCTCTTTCCCTTGTGAATTTTTTGTCTCGCCGAGTTTCATTGTTTCTTTCCCTTTCCGAAGGGGCTATTCTGCTAATACTGTTTAACCAACCTTGACTGCCGAGATAACAACAAAAGCGCCTGTTCCGTGCCCATCCAGAACAGGATCAGGTTTACTCATGTCCTCCGGTGCGGAGAAGATGGTCTGGCAGCAGTGACAGACCTCGAATCCCCCTTGTTCCAGAAACTCCGTGACTTCAGTGGTGGAATAGAACCGAGCATGCTGATAGAAGCGACTGACGTGTTTGCGAGCTTCATACGCGCAACCCAAAGGACTCATCTTGTCGATAATGGCTACCACGACATGCCCATTGGGCATGAGGATGCGGCGAGCTTCATGCAGAACGGTCAATGGGTCGACCACGAAACACAGAACATTGATCAGGACCGCGAAATCAAAAGTCTGTTCAGAAAACGGTATATGCTCGGCCACAGACTGTATAACCCGGGCACCACGGCTCCGGGCAATAGCCGCCATACGGGCTGAAGGCTCGAGCGCTATCTCAATATTCAAAGGCACGCAAAAACGGCCAGTCCCCGCGCCAATCTCTATTCCGCTTCCCAGACTCGGGACGAGAGAACGAATGGCGGCCAGTTCCGACTCGTAGGCAAATACATGTCGGTCAAACCAAAGGTCGTACTCTGCCGCATGTCGGTCGAAGGTATCTCGGGACGCATCTATCATGTCACATTGAAGCGCGGCCGGCTTTTTCATTGGGCCGGCCGCGCCAACGGGGCTGTTTATTTCGGGCATTTCTTGAGGCACATGAACCAGTCGAGACACTTCACGTCGGGATCAGGCTTGGTCATGCGATCCTTGGCCACACCGCAGGAGCCGGGAGGCGGAACAATCACATCGTCGCCCGGTTGCCAGTTGGCAGGGGTGGCGATCTTATGTTTGTCGGAATACTGCATGGCAATCAGCAACCGCTTGACCTCCTGCATGTTCCGGCCATTGCTGAGGGGGTAGTACAGAAGCGCACGCACCTTGCTGTCCGGATCAATGATGAACACCGCCCGCACGGCCTGGGTGTTGCTGGCACCAGGCTGAAGCATACCGAATGCCTTGGAAACCTCCATGGTCAGGTCGCTAATAACGGGAAAGGTCACCTCGACATTCTTCATGCCTTTGTAGTCGATCTTCTCCTTGATCGTCCGCAACCACGCAATGTGGCTGTAGGTGCTGTCAATCGAGAGTCCGAGCAACTTGCAGTTAAGGGCTTCGAACTCCGGCTGCATCGAGGCAAAGGTCATAAACTCCGTGGTACACACCGGCGTAAAGTCCGCCGGATGCGAGAAAAACACCACCCATTTCCCTTTATAATCACCAGGAAAATTAAGCGGTCCCTGAGTCGTCTCCGCCACAAAGGACGGAGCGAGTTCCCCAATCAATGGCAACCTGATGTTCTGTTCACTCATTTCTTCAGCTTCCTTTCTTATGTTGTTTATTACCCTGTTCCTCATTTGTTTACCCCTTAAACAAAGTCAAATAGTGCTGTTTAACAACGAGAATTGTGTCAACCCCGTTCTAATTTGTCTGTTTTACGTTCCATAAACTTTGCGGTGGCACGCGCGACAATCCGGTCACTCTGAATCAGAGTGGCCTTCAGAAGATATAACGGAGCTAGCGCCTCTTCGATATGCGCTTTCACAACCGCCTCTTCATTCAAGCCGACGGCGAGCAGGAAGCGCACAGTCAGTTCACCTGTCACAGCGGTAATGCCATGCGCGAAGAGGCAATTCGTCATCGCGCTATC
This DNA window, taken from bacterium, encodes the following:
- a CDS encoding iron-sulfur cluster assembly scaffold protein, with product MNDPTASASIKGICGDTMEFYLVIRNDRIEDVRYFTDGCGNTRSCGHAVARRAKGRNVTDALSISAGEIIRSGECESEEGRHCAVLAVTTFYRAIVDYLLTP
- the thiC gene encoding phosphomethylpyrimidine synthase ThiC; the encoded protein is MKLGETKNSQGKEVLISSDRNHSHPAQRLRGYTHFASATPTSRSNIPMTQYQIALRGEISPAMIAAAWRENVAPEIVRDRIADGTAVLPSNPAHRGLHPVVIGRAFTTKVNANIGRSTEKSGTEAELEKLYVAITAGTDVLMDLSVGSNLDLLRRALLGQCPVPFGTVPIYEAFSRVEGDIHALTEEVLLEVITEQAEQGVDFMTIHAGLLSAHVPLAAKRVMGIVSRGGALLAQWMSHHKRENPFQSRWREVLEICREHDVTISLGDGLRPGCLADASDAAQFAELDELGRLVTLCRQQGVQVLVEGPGHIPFNEIQMNVEMQQKICNGALFYVLGPVVTDIAPGYDHITSCIGATMAAFHGASLLCYVTPAEHLGLPTAEDVKAGIMAYRIAAHAADVAKKLPGARERDDALSHARKKFDWKKQFELALDGEAARTRYEQARCHQNEEFCSMCGKDFCAVRNFSRLDSQT
- a CDS encoding class I SAM-dependent methyltransferase — translated: MKKPAALQCDMIDASRDTFDRHAAEYDLWFDRHVFAYESELAAIRSLVPSLGSGIEIGAGTGRFCVPLNIEIALEPSARMAAIARSRGARVIQSVAEHIPFSEQTFDFAVLINVLCFVVDPLTVLHEARRILMPNGHVVVAIIDKMSPLGCAYEARKHVSRFYQHARFYSTTEVTEFLEQGGFEVCHCCQTIFSAPEDMSKPDPVLDGHGTGAFVVISAVKVG
- a CDS encoding peroxiredoxin; this encodes MSEQNIRLPLIGELAPSFVAETTQGPLNFPGDYKGKWVVFFSHPADFTPVCTTEFMTFASMQPEFEALNCKLLGLSIDSTYSHIAWLRTIKEKIDYKGMKNVEVTFPVISDLTMEVSKAFGMLQPGASNTQAVRAVFIIDPDSKVRALLYYPLSNGRNMQEVKRLLIAMQYSDKHKIATPANWQPGDDVIVPPPGSCGVAKDRMTKPDPDVKCLDWFMCLKKCPK
- a CDS encoding PaaI family thioesterase produces the protein MITKQRQVKMAHLRDAHHAGCIVCGARNKLGLKLAFQTCEDGSIEGRFTCRRVFQGYDGLLHGGVISAVMDSAMTNCLFAHGITAVTGELTVRFLLAVGLNEEAVVKAHIEEALAPLYLLKATLIQSDRIVARATAKFMERKTDKLERG